The following proteins come from a genomic window of Geomonas sp. RF6:
- the egtD gene encoding L-histidine N(alpha)-methyltransferase, whose product MNFPSEMQIAPLRRKFRKAALGSGVTILRGLSHSDPVLDFARAAAAGLKAPPYRLESRFLYDAQGSALFDLITQQPEYYLTRTESALLAAHSGGIRTRTGPVPLAELGSGSSVKTHHLLQAWLDSASASGRGTPVRYIPIDVSESALTSACQSIFASHPAVRVIGVNSEYHRAFPLFHELSPLLVLFLGSSIGNFPEEETAPFLATLADALSPGDFFLLGVDLVKDRATLEAAYNDAAGVTARFTRNIFARMNRELGSDIDVSAIEHIASYNELAEQVEIYARFTRRQRLHIAPMRTEITIEAGERIRTEISRKYRLETLLPYLERSGFSTVEVYSDERKWFALLLLRRNAQR is encoded by the coding sequence GTGAATTTTCCTTCAGAGATGCAGATCGCGCCGCTGCGGCGGAAGTTCCGGAAGGCCGCCCTCGGCAGCGGCGTGACCATACTCCGCGGCCTCTCCCATTCCGACCCCGTCCTCGATTTTGCCCGCGCCGCTGCTGCAGGTCTCAAGGCACCCCCCTACCGCCTCGAGTCGCGCTTTCTGTACGACGCGCAGGGGAGCGCCCTCTTCGACCTCATCACGCAGCAGCCGGAGTACTACCTCACCCGCACCGAATCGGCACTCCTGGCAGCGCACTCGGGCGGAATCAGGACGCGCACCGGTCCCGTCCCCCTCGCCGAACTCGGTTCCGGCAGCTCGGTGAAGACCCACCACCTGCTCCAGGCGTGGCTCGATTCCGCCAGTGCCAGTGGGCGCGGGACCCCGGTGCGCTACATCCCCATCGATGTCTCCGAAAGTGCGCTAACCAGCGCCTGCCAAAGCATCTTCGCCAGCCACCCCGCAGTCCGCGTCATCGGAGTGAACAGCGAGTACCACCGGGCCTTCCCCCTCTTTCACGAACTCTCTCCGCTCCTCGTCCTCTTTCTCGGCAGCAGCATCGGCAACTTCCCCGAAGAGGAAACAGCCCCCTTTCTCGCCACCCTGGCAGACGCACTCTCGCCGGGGGACTTCTTTCTTCTCGGAGTCGACCTCGTGAAGGACCGCGCCACCCTCGAGGCCGCCTACAACGACGCCGCCGGGGTCACCGCGCGATTCACCCGCAACATCTTTGCCCGCATGAACCGTGAGCTCGGGAGCGACATCGACGTCTCCGCCATCGAGCATATCGCCTCTTATAACGAGCTCGCGGAGCAGGTCGAGATCTACGCACGCTTCACCCGTCGCCAGCGCCTGCACATCGCCCCCATGCGAACCGAGATCACCATCGAGGCGGGGGAAAGGATCCGCACCGAGATCAGCAGGAAGTACCGCCTGGAGACGCTTCTCCCCTACCTGGAAAGGTCCGGCTTCAGCACCGTGGAGGTCTACAGCGACGAGCGCAAATGGTTCGCGCTCCTCCTCCTGCGGCGCAACGCGCAGCGATAA
- a CDS encoding DinB family protein → MKVDTALRQELLALLEGGNAHMSFDEVLADFPLEFINAKPPNTPYSFWHFIEHIRIAQWDIVEFIRNPKHVSPRYPEGYRPHPDEITDEEGWQESCRRFHSDLDALREMARRSDLLAPIPHAPEYTILREILVAADHNAYHIGELAIMRQVMELWPAGNRYLTGTPDE, encoded by the coding sequence ATGAAGGTCGACACCGCGTTGCGGCAGGAACTCCTGGCGCTTCTGGAGGGCGGCAACGCCCACATGTCTTTTGATGAGGTGCTCGCCGATTTTCCCCTCGAGTTCATCAACGCGAAGCCGCCCAACACGCCGTATTCCTTCTGGCACTTCATCGAGCATATTCGCATCGCGCAGTGGGACATCGTGGAGTTCATCAGGAACCCGAAGCATGTCTCGCCGCGCTACCCCGAGGGGTACCGTCCGCATCCCGACGAGATCACGGACGAGGAAGGGTGGCAGGAGAGCTGCCGTCGCTTTCATTCCGATCTGGACGCCCTGCGGGAGATGGCGCGGCGCTCCGATCTCTTGGCCCCGATCCCCCATGCGCCGGAGTACACCATCCTCAGGGAGATACTCGTCGCCGCCGATCACAATGCCTACCACATCGGGGAGCTGGCGATAATGCGCCAGGTGATGGAGCTGTGGCCTGCGGGGAACCGCTACCTCACAGGCACGCCGGATGAATGA
- a CDS encoding PAS domain S-box protein — MIRKKAPASAGILKENRQSCRQAHSDADADGVVCLQEELRLLNEELQDKVQALDRLTSDMENVLSSSQIATVFLDRSLRIKRYTPAFGSIFNLTPASIGEELPLFTGDLAWGALAHDAEIVLQTSTPRERDVTLPDGRHFLMRFFPYLGNEGEVEGVVITVIDLTDRKRTEDALREVEARQRLFIDHAPAALAMFDRKMRYLYASNRWLSDYGLQGRDVRGICHYDLFPELPERWKEAHARGFAGEVLRSEGEPFERADGAVQWVRWELRPWEDASGAVGGIVIFAEDITDLKEAEEALRATSRKAEENLAQMQAILDNLTEGVVISDLQGKPFHWNPAAVAMHEFRDEEEYVRTMPEFKKIFEFLDGDQVVPNEKWPLCRILDGEVLRGLELRLRRLDRKWERTFSYRGRLARDGEGRPLLAVISIIDITERRKDEEAQARLAAIVESSEDAIIAKDLHGVIRTWNAGAERMFGYRPEEIIGRPVSTLIPTELQSEEQNILRIVTAGDRVPPFETVRVTKDGTHFFASVTISALRDGGGRIIGASKIVRNITEKKEAEEALQRSNVRLNLLAESAGELLAGVSLPEALTSIGHRVMDFLDCHLFFSYFADRKSERLYLSAYGGITEEEAQRVAYLPYGSSICNCAEEGVCSVVADDASGVGDPRHELARSHGIEAFACHPLTVRGRVLGTLSFGTRTRSRFRDEELAVMKAVAGQVAIAVERHRTEQALRDSEERLRLAYQAARIGTFDYDVQSGLTRWSPEMEAMYGVEHTGEPRTLTEWEARLHPEGREDAKCLLQQAFSTTEPVEGEWHVLWPDGSVHWLFARFQVFRDPSGKPVRLIGVNYDITERKEVEEELRRAKSEAEEGKQILDALMEYIPLGITIADAPGMQVQRVSRYGRELIGLERGMLVEEYVRRLQALLPDGATPLPLEQLPMRRAVLGGETVRDFELVQVTPRGESMPLLADAAPIRDSSGAITGGIVAWREIRERKRLEETLRRAHDELEQRVQERTEELAAAVTTLQGEIRERLAAEENLRRLNRLYEVLSEIDQAIIRASGWHSLFEDFCRIAVQHGGFPLAWVGLVDDEHRTVRRVAACGATEYLDEIHVGVGSEATGDGPMAIAIRNGTYYVSNDFENDPRTAPWQEAAKAHGIRASASIALKEEERVVGALTLYSSEFNFFDVQQVTLLRQMGRDLSFALGNLLREARRREAEEALRDETLERLRAVEELREKERLLVQQSRQAALGEMLGNIAHQWRQPLNSLGLMIQELSLAHESGEFSKEYLDSSIDSIMQIVYHMSQTIDDFRTFFSPDKEKNYFNVAQALEKVLGIIEGSFKKYGINVEVSATADPVIFGFPNEYSQVLLNILLNARDAFMERQIADPKVTIGIYQERGKSVLSIRDNAGGIPETILHKIFDPYFTTKGPDKGTGVGLYMSKTIIEKNMHGTLTARNTGEGAEFFIEV; from the coding sequence ATGATACGGAAAAAAGCACCGGCCAGCGCAGGAATCCTTAAGGAGAACCGCCAGAGCTGCCGTCAGGCGCACTCCGATGCCGACGCTGACGGTGTCGTCTGCCTCCAGGAAGAGCTGAGGCTCCTGAACGAGGAACTGCAGGACAAGGTGCAGGCTCTGGACCGGCTGACCAGCGACATGGAGAATGTCCTCTCCAGCTCGCAGATCGCCACCGTATTTCTCGACCGCTCACTGCGCATCAAACGGTACACCCCCGCCTTCGGCTCCATCTTCAACCTGACCCCGGCTTCCATAGGGGAAGAACTCCCTCTCTTTACCGGCGATCTCGCATGGGGCGCTCTGGCCCACGATGCCGAGATCGTGCTGCAGACAAGCACCCCCCGCGAACGGGACGTCACCCTTCCGGACGGCCGGCACTTTCTCATGCGCTTCTTTCCGTATCTCGGCAACGAAGGGGAGGTGGAGGGTGTCGTCATCACCGTCATCGATCTCACCGACCGCAAGCGCACCGAGGACGCCCTGCGCGAGGTCGAGGCGCGGCAGCGGCTTTTCATCGACCACGCTCCCGCAGCCCTTGCCATGTTCGACCGGAAGATGCGCTACCTCTACGCGAGCAATCGCTGGCTGTCGGACTACGGCCTGCAGGGGCGCGACGTGCGGGGGATCTGCCATTACGACCTCTTCCCGGAGCTACCTGAGAGGTGGAAGGAGGCGCACGCCCGCGGCTTTGCCGGCGAGGTACTCCGCTCCGAGGGGGAGCCGTTCGAGCGGGCGGATGGTGCCGTGCAGTGGGTGCGCTGGGAACTGCGGCCGTGGGAGGACGCTTCAGGCGCTGTCGGCGGCATCGTTATCTTTGCGGAGGACATCACCGATCTGAAGGAGGCGGAAGAGGCGCTGCGTGCCACCAGCCGAAAGGCGGAGGAGAACCTCGCGCAGATGCAGGCGATCCTCGACAACCTGACCGAGGGGGTGGTGATAAGCGACCTGCAGGGGAAGCCGTTCCACTGGAATCCCGCTGCTGTCGCGATGCACGAGTTCCGGGACGAAGAGGAATACGTGCGCACCATGCCCGAGTTCAAGAAGATATTCGAGTTTCTGGACGGCGACCAGGTCGTCCCGAACGAGAAATGGCCGCTGTGCCGGATCCTCGACGGAGAGGTGCTGCGCGGCCTCGAGTTGCGCCTGCGGCGGCTGGACAGGAAGTGGGAGCGTACCTTCAGCTATCGCGGCAGGCTCGCCCGGGACGGGGAGGGGAGGCCGCTTCTCGCCGTCATATCCATCATCGATATCACCGAGCGGAGGAAGGACGAGGAGGCGCAGGCGCGGCTCGCGGCGATCGTGGAGTCGTCGGAGGATGCCATCATCGCCAAGGACCTCCACGGTGTCATCCGCACCTGGAATGCCGGGGCTGAGCGGATGTTCGGTTATCGCCCGGAGGAGATCATCGGCAGGCCCGTTTCCACCCTCATCCCCACCGAGTTGCAGAGCGAGGAACAGAATATCCTGCGCATCGTAACGGCAGGGGACCGCGTCCCGCCCTTCGAAACTGTCCGCGTCACGAAGGACGGCACACATTTCTTCGCCTCGGTGACCATCTCCGCCCTGAGAGATGGCGGGGGACGCATCATCGGAGCCTCCAAGATCGTGCGGAACATCACCGAGAAAAAGGAGGCGGAAGAGGCGCTGCAGCGCAGCAACGTGCGACTGAACCTTCTTGCGGAAAGTGCCGGCGAGCTCCTGGCGGGGGTGTCACTTCCGGAGGCGCTCACCTCCATCGGCCACCGGGTCATGGATTTTCTCGACTGCCATCTCTTTTTCAGCTACTTCGCTGACCGCAAGAGCGAGCGCCTCTATTTGAGCGCCTACGGCGGCATCACCGAGGAGGAGGCGCAACGCGTTGCCTACCTCCCGTACGGCTCGTCCATCTGCAATTGCGCGGAAGAGGGGGTGTGCTCCGTCGTCGCGGATGACGCCTCCGGCGTCGGGGACCCGCGCCACGAGCTCGCCCGCTCCCACGGCATTGAGGCATTTGCCTGCCATCCGCTTACGGTACGGGGGCGGGTGCTGGGGACCCTCTCCTTCGGTACGCGCACGAGGAGCCGGTTCAGGGATGAGGAGCTCGCCGTCATGAAGGCCGTGGCGGGGCAGGTGGCGATAGCGGTCGAGCGGCACCGGACGGAGCAGGCGTTGCGCGACAGCGAGGAGCGACTGCGCCTGGCGTACCAGGCGGCGCGCATCGGCACCTTCGACTACGACGTGCAAAGCGGGCTCACCCGCTGGTCTCCGGAGATGGAGGCGATGTACGGCGTTGAGCACACCGGGGAGCCGCGGACCCTTACCGAGTGGGAGGCGCGCCTGCACCCGGAGGGGAGGGAGGACGCCAAATGCCTCCTGCAGCAGGCCTTCAGCACCACCGAGCCGGTGGAGGGGGAGTGGCATGTGCTGTGGCCGGACGGAAGCGTCCACTGGCTCTTTGCGCGCTTCCAGGTCTTTCGTGACCCGTCGGGGAAACCGGTGCGCCTCATCGGGGTGAACTACGACATCACCGAGAGAAAAGAGGTGGAAGAGGAGCTCAGGCGTGCGAAATCCGAGGCGGAAGAAGGGAAGCAGATCCTCGACGCCCTCATGGAGTACATTCCGCTCGGCATCACCATTGCCGATGCTCCAGGGATGCAGGTCCAGCGAGTCAGTCGTTACGGGAGGGAGCTCATCGGACTAGAAAGGGGGATGCTGGTGGAGGAGTATGTGCGGCGCCTCCAGGCCCTTCTCCCGGACGGGGCGACCCCCCTCCCCCTGGAGCAGCTGCCGATGCGGCGGGCGGTGCTGGGTGGGGAGACGGTTCGCGACTTCGAGCTCGTGCAGGTTACCCCGCGGGGGGAATCGATGCCGCTCCTTGCCGACGCAGCGCCGATCCGCGACAGCAGCGGCGCCATCACCGGGGGGATCGTGGCGTGGCGGGAGATCCGCGAGCGCAAGCGCCTGGAGGAGACGCTGCGCCGGGCTCATGACGAGCTGGAGCAGCGGGTGCAGGAGCGGACGGAAGAGCTCGCAGCCGCTGTTACGACGTTGCAGGGGGAGATCCGGGAGCGGCTTGCTGCGGAAGAGAATCTGCGGCGGCTGAACCGGCTCTATGAGGTGTTGAGCGAGATCGACCAGGCCATCATCCGCGCCTCCGGCTGGCACTCCCTCTTCGAGGACTTCTGCCGCATAGCGGTTCAACACGGCGGCTTCCCCCTTGCCTGGGTGGGGCTCGTCGACGACGAGCACCGCACCGTGCGCAGGGTCGCTGCGTGCGGCGCGACCGAATACCTGGACGAGATCCACGTAGGGGTCGGCAGCGAAGCGACCGGCGACGGTCCGATGGCGATCGCGATACGCAACGGAACCTACTACGTCAGCAACGACTTCGAGAATGACCCCCGCACCGCGCCGTGGCAGGAGGCCGCCAAGGCGCACGGCATCAGGGCCTCCGCGTCTATTGCGCTGAAGGAGGAAGAGCGGGTCGTGGGAGCGCTTACCCTGTATTCCTCCGAGTTCAACTTTTTCGACGTGCAGCAGGTCACGCTGCTGCGCCAGATGGGGCGGGACCTCTCCTTTGCCCTCGGGAATCTCCTGCGCGAGGCGAGGCGGCGCGAGGCGGAGGAGGCGCTGCGCGACGAGACGCTGGAGCGTCTGCGCGCGGTGGAGGAGTTGCGTGAGAAGGAGCGGCTCCTGGTGCAGCAAAGCCGCCAGGCCGCCCTCGGCGAGATGCTCGGAAATATCGCCCACCAGTGGAGGCAGCCTCTCAACTCCCTCGGTCTCATGATCCAGGAGCTCTCCCTCGCCCACGAGTCGGGGGAATTCAGCAAGGAATACCTGGACAGCTCCATCGACTCCATCATGCAGATCGTCTACCACATGTCGCAGACTATCGACGATTTCCGCACCTTCTTCAGTCCGGACAAGGAGAAGAACTACTTCAACGTGGCGCAGGCGCTGGAGAAGGTCCTCGGCATCATCGAAGGGAGCTTCAAGAAGTACGGGATCAACGTCGAGGTTTCTGCTACAGCAGACCCGGTGATTTTCGGCTTTCCGAACGAGTACTCCCAGGTACTTCTGAACATTTTGCTGAATGCCCGGGACGCCTTCATGGAGCGGCAGATCGCGGACCCCAAAGTCACCATCGGGATATACCAGGAGCGTGGCAAGTCAGTCCTATCGATCAGGGATAATGCTGGGGGAATCCCCGAGACGATACTGCACAAGATATTCGACCCCTACTTCACCACGAAGGGGCCGGACAAGGGGACCGGCGTCGGTCTCTACATGTCGAAGACGATCATCGAAAAGAACATGCACGGCACCCTCACCGCACGAAACACCGGCGAGGGCGCCGAATTTTTCATCGAGGTGTGA
- a CDS encoding RecQ family ATP-dependent DNA helicase, with translation MPYNKEELKREARERFGVTEFRPGQAEILNAVMSGRDTLGLLPTGAGKSLCYQLPSLFLPKPTLVVSPLISLMQDQQEKLEEADVEVARLDSTLTASETRETVEEISQGEQTIIYVTPERLENPKYLEVLASHGVSLFVVDEAHCISQWGHDFRPSYLALRDALRQLGRPPILAVTATATPDVANDIVTHLGMDNPLIVSTGVDRANLFWEVRRTVNSTEKAQQLSEILRSETGSGIIYVATVKLADELYETLKTNGFNVARYHGKMPTKEREETQRAFMDGEYQVIVATNAFGLGVDKEDIRFVIHYNFTNSLESYYQEAGRAGRDGNRARAILLYRLEDRRIQAYFLGGKYPKREESLKFYRLVGADPAPLKTLAAAAGTGERRARVLVAQLESAGIVSRSRRGIHKLRDFASTDDFDSYLAAYEERHMSDRKKLRTMMDYAEGTMCRTIFISRYFNEELTSDCCEHCDNCRDRAARRLPQVRRAEVGAKSVREPERSQWHEGDEVAHRQFGKGKVEKVEGENLTVAFWDGGTRRVRSSYVKPAPSPVTPR, from the coding sequence ATGCCATACAACAAGGAAGAGTTGAAGCGCGAGGCGCGGGAGCGCTTCGGAGTCACCGAGTTTCGCCCCGGGCAGGCAGAAATACTGAACGCGGTCATGTCAGGAAGGGATACCCTCGGCCTTCTTCCGACAGGTGCCGGCAAGTCGCTCTGCTACCAGCTCCCCAGCCTTTTCCTCCCGAAGCCGACCCTCGTCGTCTCCCCCCTCATCTCACTTATGCAGGATCAGCAGGAAAAGCTCGAGGAGGCGGATGTGGAAGTCGCGCGCCTCGACTCCACCCTCACCGCATCGGAGACGCGCGAAACAGTCGAAGAGATCTCCCAGGGGGAGCAGACCATCATCTACGTGACTCCGGAGAGGCTGGAAAACCCTAAATACCTGGAGGTCCTGGCAAGCCACGGCGTTTCCCTCTTCGTGGTCGACGAGGCTCATTGCATCTCGCAGTGGGGGCACGATTTCCGCCCTTCCTACCTGGCGCTCCGGGACGCACTCCGGCAACTGGGACGCCCTCCGATTCTCGCTGTCACCGCGACGGCCACACCCGATGTGGCAAACGATATCGTCACTCACCTGGGGATGGACAATCCTCTGATTGTGAGTACCGGCGTCGACCGCGCCAATCTCTTCTGGGAGGTGCGGCGCACCGTGAATTCCACCGAGAAGGCGCAGCAGCTCTCCGAGATCCTGCGCTCCGAGACGGGATCGGGGATCATCTACGTCGCCACCGTGAAGCTCGCGGACGAGCTGTACGAGACGCTGAAGACGAACGGCTTCAACGTCGCCAGGTACCACGGAAAGATGCCGACCAAAGAGAGGGAGGAGACGCAGCGCGCCTTCATGGACGGGGAGTACCAGGTCATCGTGGCGACCAATGCCTTCGGGCTCGGGGTGGACAAGGAGGACATCCGTTTCGTCATCCATTACAACTTCACCAACTCGCTGGAGAGCTATTACCAGGAAGCGGGGCGTGCAGGAAGAGACGGGAACCGGGCGCGGGCGATCCTCCTCTACCGGCTGGAGGACCGCAGGATCCAGGCGTATTTCCTGGGGGGGAAATATCCGAAAAGGGAGGAGTCGCTGAAATTCTACCGGCTGGTGGGCGCCGACCCTGCCCCCCTCAAGACCCTCGCTGCGGCGGCAGGGACAGGAGAGCGGCGGGCTCGCGTCCTGGTGGCGCAGCTGGAGAGCGCCGGGATCGTCTCCCGCTCGAGGCGCGGCATCCACAAACTCCGCGATTTCGCCTCAACCGACGATTTCGACAGCTATCTCGCCGCCTACGAAGAGCGTCACATGAGCGACAGAAAGAAGTTGCGCACCATGATGGACTACGCCGAAGGGACCATGTGCCGCACCATCTTCATAAGCCGCTACTTCAACGAAGAGCTCACCAGCGATTGCTGCGAGCACTGCGACAACTGCAGGGACCGGGCCGCCCGGAGGCTGCCGCAGGTGCGCCGAGCCGAGGTCGGGGCAAAGAGCGTGCGGGAGCCGGAAAGGAGCCAGTGGCATGAGGGGGACGAGGTCGCGCACCGCCAGTTCGGGAAGGGAAAGGTGGAAAAGGTGGAAGGAGAGAATCTCACTGTTGCGTTTTGGGACGGGGGCACACGCAGGGTGCGCTCTTCCTACGTAAAGCCGGCACCCTCCCCTGTCACACCTCGATGA